From Shewanella acanthi:
GTGGCGGTTTCACTTTGGCAGCAATGTATCGGACGACTGCAAGATGAGCTTTCTGCTCAGCAGTTCAGTATGTGGATCAGACCGTTACAAGCCGAAATGGATGGGGATACTTTGGTGCTCTATGCGCCTAACCGCTTCGTACTCGATTGGGTTAGAGATAAGTACATCAACATCATTAATCAGTTTTTCACTGAGCAAATGGGAAGTGATGCCCCAAAGTTACGCTTCGATATTGGTAGTCGTCCATCGGCTAAAAAGCCTGAGCCTGCCCCAATGGCGACTGCGCGTGTGCCAAATCCACAAACTAAAGCGTCTGTAGGCACGGCTTTTAATACAAATGAGCCAGCTGCTACCGCAAATCATCGCAGCAATATTAATCCAACCTATCAGTTTGATAATTTCGTCGAAGGTAAGTCGAACCAACTTGGTAAAGCTGCCGCGCTGCAAGTGGCTGAAAATCCTGGTGGTGCCTATAACCCGCTGTTCCTTTACGGTGGAACAGGTTTAGGTAAAACGCATCTATTACATGCGGTAGGTAATGGCATCATTAAAAACAAGCCCGATGCTAAAGTCGTCTATATGCACTCAGAGCGTTTTGTGCAGGACATGGTTAAAGCCCTGCAAAACAACGCGATTGAAGAGTTCAAACGCTACTACCGCAGTGTTGATGCCCTGTTTATCGACGATATTCAATTCTTTGCTAACAAAGACAGATCTCAAGAAGAATTCTTCCATACCTTTAACGCCTTGCTTGAAGGTAATCATCAGATCATCCTGACATCGGATCGTTATCCGAAGGAGATCGACGGCGTTGAAGATCGTCTAAAGTCGCGTTTCGGTTGGGGCTTAACGGTTGCCATTGAGCCGCCGGAGCTTGAGACCCGAGTTGCTATTCTTATGCGCAAGGCGCAGGAGAGTGGAATCAACCTGCCAGATGAAGTGGCCTTCTTTATTGCTAAGCGTTTACGTTCAAACGTACGTGAGCTGGAAGGGGCGTTAAACCGCGTTATTGCTAACGCAAACTTCACAGGACGTCCGATCACTATTGATTTTGTTCGCGAAGCCTTACGTGACCTCTTGGCACTGCAGGAAAAATTAGTCACTATAGACAATATTCAGAAAACCGTAGCTGAATATTACAAAATTAAAATGGCAGACATGTTGTCTAAGCGCCGCTCGCGCAGTGTTGCCCGCCCAAGACAAGTCGCCATGGCATTAGCGAAAGAATTAACTAACCAAAGTTTGCCTGAAATTGGTGATGCCTTTGGTGGTCGAGATCACACCACAGTGTTACATGCCTGTCGTAAAATTGCTCAGCTACGGGAAGAGAGCCACGACATCAAGGAAGATTACGCTAACTTGATTAGAACTTTATCTTCTTAAAAATCAGGGAACTTGGACACTATGAAATTTTCAATTGATAGGGATGCCCTATTAAAGCCGCTTCAGCTGGTTTGTGGTGCGGTAGAAAGACGCCATAATTTGCCTATTCTGGCAAACCTCCTTGTAGAAGTAAGTGGTCACTCACTCAAATTAACTGGTACCGATCTTGAGGTCGAACTGGTGGGGCAGGCTGTCGTTCATGGTGAGATTGAAGAAGGTAGAACCACGGTTCCAGCAAAAAAGCTGTTAGATATCGTTAAATCCTTGCCTGAGCAAAGTGAATTAAAAGTAGAGCAGCAAGACAACAAATGGTTACTGCGATCTGGCCGTAGTCGTTTTTCATTAGCGACGCTGCCTGCGGAAGAATATCCCAATGTGGAAGCGTTCCGTGCTGAAATCGAATTTACCTTAAAGCAGGGCGTGCTTAAGTCACTTATCGATGCCACGCAATTTTCAATGGCTAACCAAGATGTGCGTTATTACCTCAATGGTTTACTCATCGAAACCGAGGGTAATATGTTGCGCGCAATTGCAACTGACGGCCATCGTTTAGCCTTAAGTCACAGAGTGATTGATGCTCAATTGCCTGAAAAGCAAGTGATTGTTCCTCGTAAAGGCGTGATGGAAATGGCGCGTTTACTGGAATCCGACGATTTAGATATCGTGATTGCGATCGGTGATAATGCGATTCGTGCGACAACCAGCACGACAGTATTTACCAGTAAGTTGGTTGATGGTCGCTTCCCTGATTATCGCCGCGTACTGCCTAAGGGTGGTGATAAAATCGTTATCGCAAGCCGTAATCACTTTAAGCAAGCACTGACCCGCGCTTCTATTCTTTCCAATGAGAAGTTTCGTGGTGTGCGTATTCAGTTAGAAGCGGGGTTACTAAAAATCACCGCCAATAACCCTGAGCAGGAAGAAGCGGAAGAAATCATCGACGTGGATTATCAAAACCAGCCACTCGAAATCGGTTTTAACGTTAGTTATCTGCTTGATGTATTAAACAACCTCAAGTCTGAGGATGTTCGCATCACCTTAATCGATGGCAACTCGAGCGCATTACTCGAAAACCACTTGGAAGAAGATTCCATGTACGTGGTTATGCCAATGCGTCTATAGACTTCTGATTTCCTACTTTGTGCAATACGCCGCTATTTAGCGGCGTATATGTATTCAAACTTTGCTCGTCATCAATGCTTTAAGCACCCCAATGGACATTTATTGCGGTATGATAACAGCTCAGAGTTTTTACCTATTTCGCCTGTTCGGTTCACTGAGTAAACCATGAGTCTTGTTCGTCTTAATATTGAGTCTTTTCGCAATATTCAATTGGCGCAGTTAAGCCCAGGTGCTGGGATTAATCTTATTTACGGCCAAAACGGTAGCGGTAAAACCAGTATTCTTGAGGCGATATATTTCCTTGGGATGGGGCGCTCGTTTCGAAGCCATTTATCCCAGCGGGTAATCAATAATGAGCATGAACAGTTAACCCTATTCGCCAACTTAGCCTTACCTCGGGGTGAGAGCAAAATAGGTTTACGGCGGTATCGCAGCGGTGAAACTGAGGTCAAAATCGATGGCGAAAAGGTCAAACGCTTATCGACCTTAGCTGAGACGTTACCCATTCAAGTGATCACCCCAGAGAGCTTTTCGTTATTGTTTGAGGGACCAAAATCTCGCAGGCAGTTTATTGATTGGGGGGCGTTTCATTCCGACCCACAGTTCTATGTAGCGTGGATGAATGTAAGACGTGTTTTAAAGCAACGAAATCAGCTTCTTAAGAACAATACACCCTATAGCCATATCCAGTATTGGGATAGGGAGTTTGTGCGTTATAGTGAGCAGGTGACAGAAATACGAAACCGTTATGTAGACTCGTTAAATGAGCTACTTAAGGGTATAATCGGGGAGTTTTTACCGCGGGTCGATGTTAAGGTTTCTTTCACCCGTGGCTGGGATAGCAAAACGGAGTTTGCGCAGCTTCTCGAATCACAATATCCCAGAGATTTGGCCACAGGACATACTGTCAGCGGTCCCCATAAAGCTGACCTCAGACTTCGTGTTGGTAGTTTACCGGTGCAGGATGCCCTGTCCCGTGGTCAATTGAAATTATTAGTCTGTGCATTGCGTATTGCACAGGGAAAGTTGCTCAAACAACAGATAGATAAAAACAGTATTTATCTAGTGGATGATCTTCCATCCGAGTTGGATGCACAGCATAGGCAACTATTGCTGAAACAGTTGGCAGAAACCGGTGCACAGGTATTTGTGACCGCGATTGAGCCTGCGGCAATAGTCGATTCGTTACACACGCCTCCCGATAGGATGTTTCAGGTGGAGCAGGGACGTGTAACGGTAATTGAATAACCATTGAGAGAATAATATGTCAGAGAATAGTTACGATTCTTCGAGTATTAAGGTCCTAAAGGGCCTTGATGCAGTGCGTAAGAGACCTGGGATGTATATCGGTGACACCGACGACGGTACGGGTCTACATCATATGGTGTTCGAAGTTGTCGATAACTCTATCGATGAAGCCTTAGCCGGCCATTGTACTGATATCACTATTACCATCCATGTGGATGGATCTGTCTCTGTAAGGGACGATGGTCGCGGTATTCCTGTTGCGATTCACCCTGAGGAAGGCGTTTCTGCCGCCGAGGTGATCATGACGGTATTGCACGCCGGTGGTAAGTTCGACGATAACTCCTATAAAGTGTCAGGTGGTCTACATGGCGTGGGTGTATCGGTTGTAAACGCCCTGTCTAAAAAGCTGCAATTAACCATTCGCCGTGAAGGCCAAGTTCACGAACAGTTCTATACCCATGGTGTGCCAGATGCACCTATCAAAGTGATTGGTGATGCGACTAAGACGGGTACCGAAATCCGTTTCTGGCCAAGTGAAGAGACTTTCAGCGACGTTGAGTTTCACTTCGAAATTCTGGCAAAACGCGTCCGTGAATTGTCATTCTTAAACTCAGGCGTTGGTATTCGCCTCGTTGACGAACGTGACAATAAGAATGAATTCTTTAAATACGAAGGCGGTATCAGCGCATTCGTAGATTATTTAAACCGCAATAAAACGCCGGTAAACAAAGACGTATTCCACTTTATGCAAGAGCGCGATGACGGTATTACCGTTGAAGTGGCCATGCAGTGGAACGACGGTTACCAAGAAAATATCTTCTGTTTTACCAACAACATTCCACAGCGTGACGGTGGTACTCACTTAGCCGGTTTCCGTAGTGCGCTGACGCGTAACCTCAACAACTACATGGAAAACGAAGGCTATAACAAGAAAGGCAAAACCAACGCGACTGGCGATGATGCCCGCGAAGGTTTAACTGCAGTTATTTCAGTTAAAGTGCCAGATCCTAAGTTCAGCTCGCAAACCAAAGACAA
This genomic window contains:
- the dnaA gene encoding chromosomal replication initiator protein DnaA — its product is MAVSLWQQCIGRLQDELSAQQFSMWIRPLQAEMDGDTLVLYAPNRFVLDWVRDKYINIINQFFTEQMGSDAPKLRFDIGSRPSAKKPEPAPMATARVPNPQTKASVGTAFNTNEPAATANHRSNINPTYQFDNFVEGKSNQLGKAAALQVAENPGGAYNPLFLYGGTGLGKTHLLHAVGNGIIKNKPDAKVVYMHSERFVQDMVKALQNNAIEEFKRYYRSVDALFIDDIQFFANKDRSQEEFFHTFNALLEGNHQIILTSDRYPKEIDGVEDRLKSRFGWGLTVAIEPPELETRVAILMRKAQESGINLPDEVAFFIAKRLRSNVRELEGALNRVIANANFTGRPITIDFVREALRDLLALQEKLVTIDNIQKTVAEYYKIKMADMLSKRRSRSVARPRQVAMALAKELTNQSLPEIGDAFGGRDHTTVLHACRKIAQLREESHDIKEDYANLIRTLSS
- the dnaN gene encoding DNA polymerase III subunit beta is translated as MKFSIDRDALLKPLQLVCGAVERRHNLPILANLLVEVSGHSLKLTGTDLEVELVGQAVVHGEIEEGRTTVPAKKLLDIVKSLPEQSELKVEQQDNKWLLRSGRSRFSLATLPAEEYPNVEAFRAEIEFTLKQGVLKSLIDATQFSMANQDVRYYLNGLLIETEGNMLRAIATDGHRLALSHRVIDAQLPEKQVIVPRKGVMEMARLLESDDLDIVIAIGDNAIRATTSTTVFTSKLVDGRFPDYRRVLPKGGDKIVIASRNHFKQALTRASILSNEKFRGVRIQLEAGLLKITANNPEQEEAEEIIDVDYQNQPLEIGFNVSYLLDVLNNLKSEDVRITLIDGNSSALLENHLEEDSMYVVMPMRL
- the recF gene encoding DNA replication/repair protein RecF (All proteins in this family for which functions are known are DNA-binding proteins that assist the filamentation of RecA onto DNA for the initiation of recombination or recombinational repair.) — protein: MSLVRLNIESFRNIQLAQLSPGAGINLIYGQNGSGKTSILEAIYFLGMGRSFRSHLSQRVINNEHEQLTLFANLALPRGESKIGLRRYRSGETEVKIDGEKVKRLSTLAETLPIQVITPESFSLLFEGPKSRRQFIDWGAFHSDPQFYVAWMNVRRVLKQRNQLLKNNTPYSHIQYWDREFVRYSEQVTEIRNRYVDSLNELLKGIIGEFLPRVDVKVSFTRGWDSKTEFAQLLESQYPRDLATGHTVSGPHKADLRLRVGSLPVQDALSRGQLKLLVCALRIAQGKLLKQQIDKNSIYLVDDLPSELDAQHRQLLLKQLAETGAQVFVTAIEPAAIVDSLHTPPDRMFQVEQGRVTVIE